The Amycolatopsis sp. QT-25 genomic sequence TGGACATGCTGGCCAACACCGCGGACCCGGCGGCGCATGCGACGCTGATCGGTACCGCGCCGAAGGGTTACCAGCTGAAGCTGCACAAGACCTTCCAGACGCCGACCTCGCCGGTGGTGCAGCCGGACGGTTCGACGAAGCCGCCGATCTACGTGACCGACGACCTGAACTCGTCGCTGGCCTCGACCGGTGGCCGGTTCGCGTGGTCGGTCAACCCGTCGACCCGTCCCTACGTCGCGGGCCGTTACGGCCGTGAGCCGCAGGGGCCGGCACAGCCCGCGATCCAGGTGGCCAACCCGGCCGGGGTCCCGGCGATCAACACGAACTACCCGAACGACCCCACGTCGGAGAGCTTCAAGTTCCGCGTCGACGGGCTCCCCAAGGTGGACAACGGGAAGTTCAGTGTCGACGTCAAGTGGGCCGGCCAGGACTCCGACTGGGATCTGTACGTCTTCGACGCGGCGGGCAACATGGTCTCGTCTTCGGCGAACGGTTCGACCACGGAAGAGCACGCCATCCTGTACGACCCGCCCGCCGGGGAGTACACGGCCGTGCTGGTCAACTACGCGCAGGCGAATCCGTCCACTGTGGACGACTGGACCGGCGGTGTGTCGTTCCAGTCGCCGATCCCGCCGACCTACGGCCCCAAGGAGGCGTACCAGCTGACCTGTACGTCGCCGAAGGGCAAGCTCGTCGGACTGGCGGACGTCTACGTCGACCGCGGCCAGACGGTCGACGTCGGTGAGGTCTGCACCCGTTCCGCGCGGGCGAAGAAGGAGCGCTCGGGCCGGTAGTTCACGAGCGGCAAGGCTTACCGGAAGCGCTCAGGTGGTATGTCCGTGAAGGCCTCCTTGAGGGACCCTGGGTCCCTCAAGGAGGCCTTCACGGACCACAGGGCGCGGCGAGGGAGCGGTGGCTCAGGCCCTTCCGCCCACGACCCGGTCCCGGACCAGGCGCATCGTCGCCGAGTCCACAGTGGACGGCTCCGCCGCCAGCCAGCCGCCGATCTCGTGCAGGAACTGTTCGGGTGTCATCGGCGGCGCGGGAGAGGGGTCCTCGTACTCCGTGGTGATCTCACCGGTCCGGCTCGGATACACGATCATCGCGCCGCGCAGCGCGACCCCCGGCAGGATCCGCCGGTACTCGGCGAGGCTCTCCGTCAGCCTGCTCCCGCCGCCGAGGAAGGCGCGGCCGTTGCGCAGCAGGCGATCGTCGTCGTCGGTTTCGTAGTGCCCCGGCAGCCACAGTTTCGATTCGACGAGTACGAGCCGCTTTCCGCACAGCACCGCGTGGTCGACGTCGGCGAAGACCGAATCCGGCCACGAGAGGCCGTGGAAGATCCGCGCGCCGGGCAGCCGGGTCAGGTAGCGCTCCAGCAGGTCGGCGGTGAGGCGCTCGGCGAGTTCGTCGGCCTCGGTGCCGGGGGTGCCGAACACCCGTTTCCCGCCGAATTCCGCGGCGAAGCGGTTCTTGGCGCGGGAAGCGGCGAGGTAGCCGCGCGCGAGGCGCTGCACCAGCAGCGCGGTTCCGGCGGTCAGGATCAGCCAGACGATCAGGGTGGGGGCCGTGAATCCGACGCCGGTCAGCACCGGCAGCAGCACCAGCACCATCCCGCCGACCGCCGCGACGACCGGGGTGTGCCCGGGCCCGCGTCGCCGTCCGTGGCGCACGCGGCCGTCCTGTCCGGCGAATGCCCACCATTCGAGGTCTTCCGGATCGATCACGACCGGCTCGGGCTCGTAGCCCGGTTCTTCGCCGAAGCGACGCCGCGGCCGCGGCCGGATCGGGACGCGCACGGAGCGCCCGCCCGCGTCGTAGCCCGCGCGCCGCATCGGATCGCTGAGCGTATCGTAGGCCTCGCGGACCAGCTGGAACGTGAGCGCGGAACCCCCGGTGTCCGGGTGATGTGACTTCGCCAGCCGCCGGTACGCGGTCTTGATCTCGTTGACCGAGGCGGCCTTGCCCACGCCGAGCACCTCGTAGTAGTCGACATCGGGCACGGGCGGTTCACCTCCAAAGGGCCGGGCCGCAACACTATTCGGCCGCCGCCGGTCACCCGCAACCACCTCCGCGGCGCGTCGGGGTGACCTCGCGGCATACTGTTTCGCTTGTGGCGGAACGAGGTCCGTCTCCGGTGCGTCCCGGATATCGTGGAGATCGACAACACGCGAGGAAGGACAGCGGTGGGAGAACCGGTCACGGGCACGGCCGCGGGGGTACCGTTCACGGTCTTGCCGCCATCAGTCGAGGTCAGCGGTCCCGCGCCGGTGGTCGTCGCTTGGCACATGATCGACTCGCCTCGCTCCGACGCCGCGTTCGCGGCCGCGTTGCCGCTGGCGGGGGTGCCGGCGTGGCGGGTGTACCTGGGAATGCCGTTGTGCGGCGCGAGAATGGTCGACGGCTCGATGGACGCCTTGCTCGAACGGGCCCGGCGTGACGCGATGCTCGCCTACGTCGATCCGGTCGTCGCGCAGGCGGCGCTGGAGTTCCCCGCCGCGCTGGCGGAACTGCGCGAACGCTTCGGTTTCGACTCGTCGCGGATGGCCGTCGTCGGTGGCTCGCTGGGCGGTGCGGTGGCGTTGACGATCCTGGCCACGCGGGAGATCCCGGTCCGCGCGGCGGTCCTGATCAACCCCGCCGTACGGGCGCGTTCGGTGATCGGCCTGGTCGAAGACCTGCTGGGGCAGGCGTACCCGTGGAGCGACAAGGCAGCACGAGCAGCGGATCAGCTCGACTTCGTCGCACGATCGGGTGAAATATCGGCGCGGGACGAGCAAGTTCCGTTGCTGGTCGTGAGCGGCGAGGACGATCATTCCTCCCTGCGCACCGACGCCGACGACCTGGTCGCCGCGCTGCGCCGGCGGTACGCCCGGCCGGACGACGTCCGCCTGGCCCGGCTGCCCGGCCTCGCGCATCCGCTGGCCGAAGACCCGGGCATCGAACCCGCCCCGCAGCTGCCGATCGCGAAACTGGTCGACGACACGGCCGCCGAGTGGCTGGAGCGGCGGCTGGCTTGACACGCGTCAGCAGGCGGGCGGCGGCACCGATCGGGGCGGGCCGAATTCGAGGCGGAGCTTGTCGGTCTTCGGGATCACGAACGCGACGCCGGTCGAGGCTCGCCAGTTCGCCGGGAGGAAGACGTGCTGGCCACCGGACTGGAGCAGCAGCTTCAGTCCGGTGTACCGGTACTTGTACGCGGCTCCGGCGTCGGCGCATTTCACCTGCACGACACCGTTCGCGGTGAGATTGAGGCTTTCCGCGCTGTACAAGGTCGCGGCCGGTCTCGTCGGGATCACCCCGGCGGCCTCGTAGGCACGGCTGGTGCCGACGGCTCCCGAGTAGTCGCCGACGGACCAGAACAGGCCGATGCTCACCAGGACGTAGCCGGTCACCAATTCCGCGACGCTCGACCGGCCGCTCCCCGTGCTGCGCGAAGTCCAGTGCCGCCAGGCGAAGAGCACCATCAGGACACCGATCGCGAAGCCGAGCCCGGGAGCGCCGGGACGGTCGCGAAGGGGTTCCGGGTCGAGGGCGATCGCCGTCGACGAGACGAGGAGCGCGAGGCCGAGCACGCCGGCGACCGGGGTGCAGCTCCGCAGCAGGCGGTTCCAGGAATCCTCGCCGAGCCGGATCTTCAGGAACCGGGTCAGGATCAGGAAGAGCAGTACCGCGCCCGCCGCGCCGGTCAGGGGCAGGAGCATGCCGTCGACGCCTCGCCCGAAGATCTCGTCCGGCGGCTGGCCGAGCAGCGTGTAGTGCACGCGGAAGTAGATGAAGTACGTCTGCGTGTAGACGAGCCCGAAGTAGTAGAGCAACGCGGTGAGCAGGGTCGTGTTGGCCAGTGCGGTGCCGATCAGCCTGAGCGCGCGCGACGGGCCGGCCGCCGGTTCGCCGGCGGTGGGCTCGGGTCTGCGGAGACCTCGGTGGCTTCGGCGAAGTGAACGCCGGACGCTCATCCGCCCGTGGTTTCGCTCGGTTCGATGCTTTCCGACTTCGGAGGCGCCGAGCTTTCCTCCGTCGTCTCGGGTGCGCACGCCCTGGCCCGGATCGTGATCGTCTTGCCGGGGTGGACCGGATTCGGGCCGATACCGCGGATGCAGTCACCCGCGCTCGCGTCGGCGATCACCACCGAGACCCCGCACCGCCGGGGACTCTTGCAAAGATCCGCGAGGTTCTGCTCGATCGCGTTCTTGGCGGTGGCGGGATCGGTGCCGAGCAGGTCGCTGTTGTACCTGATGGGGCTTCCGGGAACGACGGGCGGACGAGGTTCTTCGGTCCGGGGGCCCGGCGCGGTCGGGACGACCTCGGAAGACGCCGTCGGGGCGGTCTCCGTCGTCACCGTGCTGTCGGTGGTCAGATCCGCCGGAGCGGTGTCGCGGGGAGCGGACGCTCCGCCACAGGCGACCGTGAACCCGAGAGCGACGATCGCGATCGCCGTGCTGATCAGCCGTTTCATGGACCTCACCGTCCCTGGGAAGACGTCCTTTCGGATAAGGACGCAGAACGAAGGCCCCCTGATACGTCCCGGCTTGGGCCGTTCGGGCGTATTCGGCGGATTCCGCCCTTTCGGGCAGTCCGGGGTGGACCGGCACACGACAACTTCGCCGCCCGGCCTTCCGGCACGCCCCAATTTATGTTAAGAAACTTTACTAACTAATCGGGAGGCGCGTTTTGAGTTCATCCCCGCGGCCGGGGCTCGAGCGGAAGATCGGGCCGCTGCAGGCGACCGCCATCAACATGACCCAGATGTGCGGGATCGGCCCGTTCGTCACCATTCCCGCGATGGTGGTGACCCTCGGCGGCCCGCAGGCCATGTTCGGCTGGCTCATCGGCGCGGTCATCGCGCTGGCCGACGGCCTGATCTGGGCCGAACTCGGCGCCGCCCTCCCCGGCGCCGGCGGCACCTACGTGTACTTGCGCGAGGCGTTCGGCTCCCGGACCGGCAGGCTCATGCCGTTCCTGTTCGCGTGGAGCGCGGTACTGTTCATCCCGCTGATCATGTCCACCGGCATCATCGGGCTCGTCCAGTACCTCGGGTACCTGATCCCGGGGGTGGCCGACGACGGCGGGACCACCGGGCTCGGCAAGGTCATCGGCCTCGGCGTCATCGTGCTGATCGTACTGGCGCTGTTCCGCGAGATCGGCGAGATCGGGAAGCTGACCACCGTCCTGTTCGCGATCATGTTGTTCGCCGCGCTCTCGGTGATCGTCGCGGCCTTCACGCATTTCGACGGTGCGCAAGCGTTCGCGTTCACGCCGGGCGCGTTCTCGTTCGACGGCGGAGCGTTCTGGGCCGGGCTCGGCGCGGGCCTGATCATCGCCATCTACGACTACCTCGGTTACAACACCAGCGCCTACCTCGGCGGCGAGGTGCGTGACCCGGGCCGGACGCTGCCGCGATCGATCATCCTCTCGATCCTCGGCATCATGAGCCTGTACTTCCTGCTGCAGCTCGGCGTGCTCGGCTCCGTCCCGCTGGAGGAAGTGAAGAACGCCACTTCGGTCGCCTCCACCGTGCTGGAACAGGCTTGGGGCACGGGCGCGGCGAAGGTCATCACGGTGTTCATCGTGATCGCCGCGATCGGCTCGGTCTTCGCCGGTCTGCTCGGCGGCTCACGGGTCCCGTTCGAGGCCGCGCGCGACAAGGTGTTCCTGCCGGTGTTCGCCAAACTGCACCCGAGACTGAACCTGCCGACGGCCGGTGTGCTCACGATGGGCGTCATCGCCGCGATCGGCTCGCTGTGCACGCTGACCGCGGTGATCAACGCGGCGGTGACGGTGCTGGTGCTCATCCAGTCGCTCGCGCAGGTCGCGGCGATCGTCGTGCTGCGGCGACGGAGGCCGGAACTGGAGCGGCCGTACCGGCAATGGCTCTACCCGATCCCGACGGTCATCGCGCTGCTCGGCTGGGTCTACATCTACTTCTCCGCCACCTGGCTTTCGATCGGGCTTTCGGTGGGCTGGATCGCGCTCGGCGTGGCG encodes the following:
- a CDS encoding DnaJ domain-containing protein is translated as MPDVDYYEVLGVGKAASVNEIKTAYRRLAKSHHPDTGGSALTFQLVREAYDTLSDPMRRAGYDAGGRSVRVPIRPRPRRRFGEEPGYEPEPVVIDPEDLEWWAFAGQDGRVRHGRRRGPGHTPVVAAVGGMVLVLLPVLTGVGFTAPTLIVWLILTAGTALLVQRLARGYLAASRAKNRFAAEFGGKRVFGTPGTEADELAERLTADLLERYLTRLPGARIFHGLSWPDSVFADVDHAVLCGKRLVLVESKLWLPGHYETDDDDRLLRNGRAFLGGGSRLTESLAEYRRILPGVALRGAMIVYPSRTGEITTEYEDPSPAPPMTPEQFLHEIGGWLAAEPSTVDSATMRLVRDRVVGGRA
- a CDS encoding prolyl oligopeptidase family serine peptidase, whose product is MWRNEVRLRCVPDIVEIDNTRGRTAVGEPVTGTAAGVPFTVLPPSVEVSGPAPVVVAWHMIDSPRSDAAFAAALPLAGVPAWRVYLGMPLCGARMVDGSMDALLERARRDAMLAYVDPVVAQAALEFPAALAELRERFGFDSSRMAVVGGSLGGAVALTILATREIPVRAAVLINPAVRARSVIGLVEDLLGQAYPWSDKAARAADQLDFVARSGEISARDEQVPLLVVSGEDDHSSLRTDADDLVAALRRRYARPDDVRLARLPGLAHPLAEDPGIEPAPQLPIAKLVDDTAAEWLERRLA
- a CDS encoding APC family permease, which encodes MSSSPRPGLERKIGPLQATAINMTQMCGIGPFVTIPAMVVTLGGPQAMFGWLIGAVIALADGLIWAELGAALPGAGGTYVYLREAFGSRTGRLMPFLFAWSAVLFIPLIMSTGIIGLVQYLGYLIPGVADDGGTTGLGKVIGLGVIVLIVLALFREIGEIGKLTTVLFAIMLFAALSVIVAAFTHFDGAQAFAFTPGAFSFDGGAFWAGLGAGLIIAIYDYLGYNTSAYLGGEVRDPGRTLPRSIILSILGIMSLYFLLQLGVLGSVPLEEVKNATSVASTVLEQAWGTGAAKVITVFIVIAAIGSVFAGLLGGSRVPFEAARDKVFLPVFAKLHPRLNLPTAGVLTMGVIAAIGSLCTLTAVINAAVTVLVLIQSLAQVAAIVVLRRRRPELERPYRQWLYPIPTVIALLGWVYIYFSATWLSIGLSVGWIALGVAAFFAYAKAEHVWPFGPKGIQESFAGAAAEGNVR